One window of the Benincasa hispida cultivar B227 chromosome 3, ASM972705v1, whole genome shotgun sequence genome contains the following:
- the LOC120072823 gene encoding 3-oxoacyl-[acyl-carrier-protein] reductase FabG: MRNMGSSISNRGIAAIVGVGPKLGRSIARKFAHEGYTVAILARDLGRLSRFADEIAREEKAQVFAIRIDCSDSRSVREAFEGVLSLGFVEVLIYNANQQVSRQPTRFIDVRIDSFEKSLAVSSVGAFHCSQQVIPGMVERGRGTILFTGCSASLNGAAGFSDLCCGKFALRALSQCLARELQPLGIHVAHIIIDGLIGPPRTNPITSHRGGSSSSSSSSSSSSVGSHLQGGIGEGTMDPDALAQTYWHLHLQDRTAWTQEIDLRPSNPRLF; this comes from the exons ATGCGCAACATGGGGAGTTCAATCTCTAACCGAGGCATCGCCGCCATTGTTGGTGTTGGCCCAAAGCTCGGCCGTTCTATTGCTCGTAAGTTTGCCCACGAAGGCTACACAGTCGCTATTCTCGCCAGAGACTTGG GTAGATTATCGAGATTTGCGGATGAGATTGCAAGGGAAGAGAAGGCTCAAGTGTTTGCAATTCGAATAGATTGCTCGGACTCGAGGAGTGTGAGGGAAGCATTTGAAGGCGTATTGTCACTGGGATTTGTAGAGGTTTTGATTTACAATGCAAATCAACAAGTTTCAAGGCAGCCCACAAGATTTATTGATGTTCGTATTGATTCATTTGAGAAATCTCTCGCTGTTTCTTCGGTGGGTGCTTTCCATTGCTCCCAACAG GTTATTCCAGGGATGGTGGAAAGAGGAAGAGGTACGATTCTCTTTACAGGCTGCTCAGCTTCTCTAAATGGCGCTGCTGGTTTCTCTGACCTTT GTTGTGGAAAATTTGCATTAAGAGCATTATCTCAGTGTTTGGCCAGAGAGCTTCAACCCCTTGGAATACACGTCGCTCATATCATCATTGATGGTCTCATTGGCCCACCAAG GACAAATCCAATAACATCTCATAGAGGAGGATCATCTTCATCGTCATCGTCATCATCGTCATCATCAGTTGGATCGCATTTACAGGGTGGAATTGGAGAGGGGACTATGGACCCAGATGCGCTGGCTCAAACTTATTGGCACTTGCATCTTCAGGACCGAACTGCTTGGACCCAAGAAATTGATCTACGACCTTCAAATCCGAGATTGTTCTAG